DNA from Quercus lobata isolate SW786 chromosome 1, ValleyOak3.0 Primary Assembly, whole genome shotgun sequence:
aaaatttttgCCAATCCAAAGTCAGAAATTCACACATTGTAATAGTTCTCAAGAAGTATGTTTTGAGGCTTTATATCACAATGGATAATTTGGTTGCCGCACTCTTCATGTAAGTACCAGAGTCCTCTTGCAATTCCAACTGCAATTTGGATTTGTTGATTCCAATTGGgtttcaagtttttgaaaagaaaacttgCCAAAGTGCCGTTGCTCAAGAACTCATATACCAGTAATCAGTGTAGTCCCTCCTCACAGAATCCAAGTAAACAAACAAGATTCTTGTGATGTCTTTGACTGATCACATTCACTCCAGTCTTGAACTCTCTCATGATCTTGAAATGaactatttattttcttgacTGCCACTAGGACACTAGAACCAATTTCTATCTTATTTGGATCCACTGTAATTCCATCCTTAGATATCACATGACCCAATAACACTACTTGATTCAACCAGAATTCACACTTCTTTAGCTTAGCATACAACTTCCTTTCTCTTAGAATCTATAAAACAATCCTCAAGTGTTCTTCATGCTCTTCTTGACTCTTAGaataaatcaaaatatcatcaatgAACACAATGACAAATCGATCCAAGTACTCATGAAATACCCTATTCATCAAATCCATAAAAGCAGCAGGGGCATTAGTTaatccaaacggcatcaccAAAAATTCATAATGACCATATCTAGTCCGAAAGGCCGTCTTTGGTATGTCCTCACCCTTAATCTTCAACTGGTGGTAACCAGAACGAAGATCAATCTTAGAAAAGACTTGTGCTCCTTGCAACTGATCAAATAGGTCATCAATACAAGGCAAATGATATTTATTCTTTATGGTGACTCTATTAAGCTCACGGTAATCAATACATAACCTTATAGATCCATCCTTTTTCTTGACAAATAAAACTGGAGCTTCCCAAGGCGAGGCACTAGGGCGAACCCTTTGTCTAGCAGTTCTACCAATTGCTCCTTAAGTTCTTTGAACTCTGTGGGTGCCATTCTATATGGTGCCTTAGAAATAGGTGCAGTGCCAGGAAGGAGATCAATAGAGAACTCAATCTCACGATCCGGAGGCAACCCAGGTAGATCATCAGGAAAAACATCCGAAAATTCCCTCATAATGGGAATATCTCCTATCTCCGATTCTCCACTTTGTAAATCCACTACACTAGCAAGGAATCCTTGGCAACCCTTTTTAAGCAAGCGGTTTGCTTGTATGCATGATATCACAGGAGACATAAAAGGTAAACATGAAGCCTTAAATAGAAAATCTGATTCACCTGGAGGTTTAAACACCACCTCCTTCTCAAAACAATGCACACTAGCATGATAAGAAGCCTTCCAATCCATGCCCAAAATGACATCAAAATCATGCATATCTAACAACACCAAATTAGCCAATAACTCTCTCTCTAccctcaataaaaataatacaagaCTTGAGCACAAGATTAGTCATTAATGTATCACCAACAAGGGTAGAAATCGATAACTCAAAATCAAGTAGTTTGGGGCTCTTGTCATGATTTTTAGCAAAtgcacaagaaacaaaagaatgTGTAGAACCAGGATAAAAAAGAACTTTAGCATGTGCAGAGAACAAAGGAAGTATACCTGCCACCACTATATCCATGGCTTGAGCATCCTGAGTAGTCAAGGCATACACTCTACCTTGCACCTTCTTCCCATTGTCATTACCCTTTGTAACTTGAGATGAGGAAGAGAAACCTGAGCCCATAGAACTTGGGCAGTCTCTAGCAAAGTGTCCGGGTTGCTTACAAGTAAAGCAAATCTTGACCCCATCACAATTTTGTCCATCATGAAGTTTACCACAACGAGAGCAAGACTTTTTATCACCAGACTGAGGATAGGCACTCTTGCTATACCTAGAAGATTGTCCTCTATTACCCGAGTTTTTAAAGAATCCTTTCTTATGCTCTTGACCCTTACCATGTTGAGAATTAAAGGGCCCTTGCTTCTTTTCACTCTCCTTGGAACTGGGGTTGTACTTAAAGTCTTCTTCAAGACTCATTGCCTGCTTCACAGCCTCCATAAAAGTATCCACTCCAGAGGCTATAATGAGAGGGCGAATCTTACCATTAAGGCCTTCCCGAAACGTTTTCACTTTCTTGGACTCATCTGGAATCAAGTAAGGAGCAAAGCGAGAGAGCTCAACAAACTTAGCAACATACTCCTCCACTGTCATAGCCCCCTGAACCAAATCAGAAAATTCTCTTACCTTACAGTCCCTTACTACATCGGGGAAGTATGTCCTATTGAAAACTTCCTTAAACTTCTCCCAAGTAATGGGAGTGCCCCTTCCCAACTCCATACTCAACAATGGCTTAGTGCTTGACTAGAAGATTGTCCTCTATTACCCGAGTTTTTAAAGAATCCTTTCTTATGCTCTTGACCCTTACCATGTTGAGAATTAAAGGGCCCTTGCTTCTTTTCACTCTCCTTGGAACTGGGGTTGTACTTAAAGTCTTCTTCAAGACTCATTGCCTGCTTCACAGCCTCCATAAAAGTATCCACTCCAGAGGCTATAATGAGAGGGCGAATCTTACCATTAAGGCCTTCCCGAAACGTTTTCACTTTCTTGGACTCATCCGGAATCAAGTAAGGAGCAAAGCGAGAGAGCTCAACAAACTTAGCAACATACTCCTCCACTGTCATAGCCCCCTGAACCAAATCAGAAAATTCTCTTACCTTACAGTCCCTTACTACATCGGGGAAGTATGTCCTATTGAAAACTTCCTTAAACTTCTCCCAAGTAATGGGAGTGCCCCTTCCCAACTCCATACTCAACAATGGCTTAGTGCTTGACTACCATCTATCAACAGAACCCTGAAGAGCATAAGTGGCATACAACACCTTCTAGGCATCAGTACATTCAAGGGCtctcaataattttttcatctttagCAGCCAATTCTTTGCTGCCATAGGATCAGGTCCCCCATCAAAAGTTGGAGGGTTTTGCTTATGGAACTCCCCAAAAAGGCGACCCTCCCTCCTACGTTCACCACCTTGGATTGCTCTAGCAATCCTAGCATAAATCCCTGTCTGCCACCTCATCAATCTCGCCACCATCAGGAGTGATAGATCTCTCATGCTCTTGGTGTTGCCTATGGCCATGCTCTGGAGTTGTAACCTCATCCATATGCCTTACTTTGTGTGCTTTCTTTTTAGGAGGCATAATGTACCAAGGTACTTATACCTATACCCAAGAAACAAGCAAGTAAATCACAAGGCAACATAGAAGGTTAACATAGAAAAGATagataaggaaaaaagaatagtaGGTGGAAGCTGAAATAAAGGTACAAAATAAAGAATTCATCAAACCCCTAATGCTCTGACTTAAATCAATTCCTATTTTCAAAGTCTACAGAATCATAAcctaagctctgataccataattGTCACaccccaaaccccaaagggtccaaagcatgagaaagacgTCTCAAGTATCtgtaaatttttcctttttgacaattcaatccacATAAATCCTATCAAGTGTcaacatcaagaattatcataataatcccATAGAATATACTCACAgagtaagtcagagctctaagcattaattacaaggaccattggccacaaaagaatagaggtctgaataaaaaattacatattaacAGCTTGTCTCATCAGTGTGAATACAGTCataaccactataatatacaaaagaatgagtcaagcctagTCTAAGATGTACACCATCTAATATATCCATTACAAAAGTTCAGCCTCCAttagtagttagtctaactactattagccacccaaaaagctgtctcaaaagattgttgcctatactgaaaagtttataaaataatggaatgagaCAGAGCCCAATAAGTAGCATATTTAATGGGGgtggggaaatgcaagtttcatcttcaataataataataataatatgacaagaatgatttaataatgaaacacaaagtttcttaaagtaaataccttgaaactatatactataatctgtGAGCACTAACCATATAATTTCCAAAGTCATAAAATCTAACGTACGGTAATTTATCATAAATATACCATACTACCACATAAATTGGTTAGGGGATCTACCCattcacaactggcatgatattgtcctctctggAATGCAAACTCTTGGCCCTATGGATAGTAGCCTCACCtataccctcaaggtttttctctatCCCATGGGCAGCAGAGAGAGCGCATCAAATAGAacctctcttgcatgtggtTTTTTGGCCCCATGGgcagcagcctcacccacacacaattaATGAACCTCTTCCCCCCATGGACAGCAGGGAAGAACGCatcatccaaagtgaaaggaCACTGACCTAGATTTGCTTCTTTTTGGGCTAAAGAATCAAATCTGGTatttacaattggcgccgtttgtgggaaaaGTTGGTGTTATAGTGAGTTTGACGTTCAACGATGGTGGGTTCAGGTTCAAACTAGGCAGAATCCATGGGGTCTTAACGTTGAGATCACTTCCGTGATCTTAAGCAAATGAGAGACCAGGAGGGGAGTGTGCACACTACCCGTACAAGTAGGAGTCACTCTAGGGGTG
Protein-coding regions in this window:
- the LOC115950227 gene encoding uncharacterized protein LOC115950227 encodes the protein MELGRGTPITWEKFKEVFNRTYFPDVVRDCKVREFSDLVQGAMTVEEYVAKFVELSRFAPYLIPDESKKVKTFREGLNGKIRPLIIASGVDTFMEAVKQAMSLEEDFKYNPSSKESEKKQGPFNSQHGKGQEHKKGFFKNSGNRGQSSSQALSHC